A region from the Pseudomonas cucumis genome encodes:
- a CDS encoding Csu type fimbrial protein: MTVLHCTQSSSHSSDTLPGKKTRIPHNGGILARIGILSVFSLSLIPTLAISATSTATFTVSASIVAGCGITASPLAFGAYTGVEADAESSLSVNCTNTTAYSVGLGAGTSGGTATARQMSGTPAGILFYALYSDVTRAINWGDTGGTGLITGTGSGSVQVIPVYGRVAAGQLSPPGTYADTMTATITF, encoded by the coding sequence ATGACGGTCTTGCATTGCACGCAGTCCTCCTCACATTCCAGCGACACGTTGCCAGGCAAGAAGACTCGGATACCGCACAATGGGGGCATTCTCGCCCGTATCGGCATCCTGAGTGTTTTTTCGCTCAGTCTGATACCCACTCTGGCCATTTCAGCTACCTCCACTGCAACCTTCACCGTCTCCGCAAGCATTGTGGCCGGCTGCGGGATCACGGCCTCGCCCTTGGCCTTCGGCGCCTATACAGGCGTGGAAGCCGATGCCGAGTCCAGCCTCTCGGTCAACTGCACCAACACCACAGCCTATAGTGTGGGCCTCGGTGCCGGGACGAGCGGCGGCACCGCGACAGCGCGGCAGATGTCGGGCACTCCCGCAGGCATCCTGTTCTATGCGCTGTACTCGGACGTCACGCGGGCGATCAATTGGGGCGACACCGGTGGCACCGGTCTCATCACTGGAACCGGCAGTGGCTCCGTTCAGGTGATCCCGGTCTATGGTCGGGTGGCAGCGGGGCAGCTTAGTCCGCCGGGCACCTATGCCGACACAATGACAGCCACCATCACCTTTTGA
- a CDS encoding Csu type fimbrial protein has protein sequence MTLGTVLLLAEEVQAAISGQIDARLTIIASCAVINGVTSPTGSPVDDFGLLDFGSQGPTWTKPINANLSDSGNGKLEVSCNPSVTGFTVTIDGGTHGDGTTRRLSNGTQTIPYQLFLDASGGDSYSIGQQRNFAVTSGVQIPIPVFGSVVVNTSAVPAGVYTDTLTVTLDW, from the coding sequence ATGACCCTTGGCACAGTTCTACTGCTGGCTGAGGAGGTGCAAGCGGCGATCAGCGGGCAGATTGATGCGCGCCTGACAATCATCGCCAGTTGTGCAGTGATCAATGGCGTCACCAGCCCCACGGGCAGCCCGGTCGATGATTTCGGGCTGTTGGATTTCGGCTCGCAAGGTCCGACCTGGACCAAGCCGATCAACGCCAACCTGAGTGATTCCGGCAACGGCAAGCTGGAAGTCTCCTGCAACCCTTCGGTCACCGGTTTCACCGTGACCATCGATGGCGGCACCCATGGCGACGGCACCACGCGGCGCTTGAGCAATGGTACCCAGACCATCCCTTATCAATTGTTCCTCGATGCTTCCGGTGGCGACAGCTACAGCATCGGTCAACAACGCAATTTCGCTGTTACCAGTGGAGTCCAGATACCAATCCCGGTGTTTGGCTCGGTGGTGGTGAATACCAGCGCGGTCCCGGCGGGAGTCTATACCGACACCCTGACGGTCACGCTGGATTGGTAA
- a CDS encoding fimbria/pilus outer membrane usher protein: MSQDRARSIKRPLWAAIGLCCLVFAHHGLAGDLPPAPSGMEAVVDAQLFLELVVNQMDTGRVVAVEQRGGRYFVPVAVLREIGMKLPQELNAEVALDSLQGLHSDYDSQGQRLLLNVPPDWLPEQFVGSREAYPRTPALSSFGALLNYDLYLNDTDDSGTYLAAWNEVRLFDSWGTLSNTGQYRRTISGISNGTLNNGYRRYDTTWRYSDDDRLLTYEAGDLVSGALPWSSSVRLGGVQVSRDFGVRPDLVTYPLPQFAGEAAVPSSVDLFINGYKSSSAELQPGPYTLTNIPFINGAGEAVVVTTDALGRQVSTTVPFYVTSNLLQKGLMDFSVAAGTLRRDFGIRDFGYGPGVTSGSLRYGLNDSLTLESHAEASDALSLGGVGGNLRLGNFGVLNTAVSQSRFDGNSGQQVSLGYQYSSQHYSVSYQRMQRRDQYADLTVVDSPYISLSQRSEQLTLSVSLNGWGSLGAGYFDVRAADDSRTRLLNLTWSKPLWRNTSFYLSANREIGDSDWAMQAQLVIPFDLRGTLSVSGERSKTGVSRQRVNYSRAVPSAGGVGFNLGYAHDEGPDYRQADLTWRLQSVQLQAGVYGSSDAQTRWADASGSLVWMDHQVFVANRIDDAFVVVSTGGFADIPVRYENQRVGLTDKNGHLLVPWSSAYYRGKYEIDPLNLPTNVQSSNVEQRVSVRRGSGYLLEFPLSRIIAASVVLVDAQQHELPLGSRVRHEQSGANAVVGWDGLVYLENLEEHNSLHVTLADGRTCQAQFTLDMQQGQVPLIGPLLCQ, encoded by the coding sequence ATGAGCCAGGATCGGGCTCGCAGTATCAAGCGTCCGCTGTGGGCCGCGATTGGCCTGTGCTGTCTGGTATTCGCCCACCACGGCCTGGCGGGTGACCTGCCGCCAGCCCCCAGTGGCATGGAGGCGGTTGTCGACGCGCAATTGTTTCTGGAACTGGTCGTCAACCAAATGGATACCGGGCGTGTGGTGGCGGTGGAGCAGCGCGGCGGGCGCTACTTTGTACCGGTCGCGGTATTACGCGAAATCGGTATGAAGCTACCGCAAGAGCTCAACGCTGAGGTCGCTCTCGACAGTCTGCAAGGCTTGCATAGCGACTACGACAGCCAGGGTCAGCGGCTGTTGTTGAACGTCCCGCCAGACTGGTTGCCGGAGCAGTTTGTCGGCAGCCGTGAGGCGTATCCGCGCACCCCGGCATTGAGCAGTTTCGGCGCCTTGCTCAACTACGACCTGTACCTCAACGACACCGATGACAGCGGCACCTACCTTGCGGCCTGGAACGAGGTGCGGCTATTTGACAGTTGGGGCACGCTGTCCAACACCGGGCAATACCGGCGCACGATTTCCGGAATCAGCAACGGCACACTGAACAATGGATATCGGCGTTACGACACCACTTGGCGTTACTCCGATGACGACCGTCTGCTGACCTACGAGGCGGGCGATCTGGTCAGCGGCGCCTTGCCCTGGAGCAGTTCGGTTCGCCTGGGCGGTGTGCAAGTGTCGCGCGACTTCGGTGTGCGCCCGGACCTGGTGACCTATCCGTTGCCGCAGTTCGCCGGGGAAGCGGCGGTACCGTCATCGGTCGACCTGTTCATCAACGGCTACAAGTCCAGCAGCGCCGAGTTGCAGCCCGGTCCCTACACATTGACCAACATTCCGTTCATCAACGGTGCGGGCGAAGCAGTGGTGGTCACGACTGATGCCCTCGGCCGACAGGTCTCGACCACCGTGCCGTTCTATGTCACCAGCAACCTGCTGCAAAAAGGCCTGATGGATTTCTCGGTGGCCGCCGGTACCCTGCGCCGTGACTTCGGGATTCGCGATTTCGGTTACGGTCCGGGTGTGACCTCAGGCAGCCTGCGTTACGGTCTGAACGACAGCCTGACCCTCGAAAGCCATGCCGAGGCCTCGGACGCGCTGTCCCTGGGCGGCGTTGGCGGCAACCTGCGTCTGGGCAACTTCGGCGTGCTCAACACGGCGGTCAGTCAAAGCCGGTTCGACGGCAATAGCGGTCAGCAAGTCAGCCTCGGTTATCAATACAGCAGCCAGCACTACAGCGTTTCCTATCAGCGTATGCAGCGCCGCGATCAGTACGCCGACCTGACCGTTGTCGACAGCCCCTACATCAGCCTCAGCCAGCGTAGTGAGCAGTTGACCCTGAGCGTCAGTCTCAACGGCTGGGGCAGCCTCGGTGCGGGCTATTTCGATGTGCGGGCGGCAGATGATTCGCGCACCCGATTACTCAATCTGACCTGGAGCAAACCGCTGTGGCGCAATACCAGTTTTTACCTGTCGGCCAATCGCGAGATCGGCGATAGCGACTGGGCGATGCAGGCGCAACTGGTCATCCCCTTCGACCTGCGTGGCACCTTGAGTGTGAGTGGCGAGCGCAGCAAGACCGGCGTAAGCCGTCAGCGCGTCAATTACAGTCGCGCTGTGCCCAGCGCAGGCGGCGTGGGCTTCAACCTCGGTTATGCCCACGACGAAGGCCCGGATTATCGTCAGGCCGACCTGACCTGGCGCCTGCAATCGGTGCAATTGCAGGCTGGGGTTTACGGCAGCAGTGATGCCCAGACCCGCTGGGCTGATGCCAGCGGTTCGCTGGTGTGGATGGACCATCAAGTGTTCGTCGCCAATCGCATCGATGATGCGTTCGTCGTGGTCAGCACCGGCGGCTTTGCCGATATTCCGGTGCGTTACGAAAATCAACGAGTGGGCCTGACGGATAAAAATGGCCATCTGTTGGTGCCGTGGAGCAGCGCCTACTATCGCGGCAAATATGAAATCGATCCACTGAACCTGCCGACCAATGTGCAGAGCTCGAATGTCGAACAACGGGTCTCGGTGCGCCGTGGCAGTGGCTACCTGCTGGAGTTCCCCCTGAGCCGGATCATTGCCGCGAGTGTGGTGCTGGTGGACGCGCAGCAGCATGAATTGCCCTTGGGCAGCCGCGTGCGGCACGAGCAGAGCGGGGCGAATGCGGTGGTCGGTTGGGACGGCCTGGTCTATCTGGAAAACCTTGAAGAACACAACAGTTTGCACGTGACTCTGGCCGATGGCCGGACCTGCCAGGCGCAGTTCACGCTGGACATGCAACAGGGCCAGGTGCCGTTGATCGGGCCACTGCTGTGTCAATGA
- a CDS encoding ABC transporter substrate-binding protein encodes MRSRHLKLLAAATLTACTLASGIAQAAGVLTIGCREESTTFDPIKSAQNRDTWVFSNVYDTLIRVDKAGSKMEPGLAESWKVSDDGLTYTFKIRAAKFSDGSPITADDAAFSLLRTRDNKASLWSDAYKLIDTAKAADPQTLVVTLTTPSVPFLSQLASPTVSVLSQKAMTRMGEDAYAQEPVVSGAFFVKEWLRGDRVKLEKNPHFWQADKVSLDGVEWISIPDDNTRMLKVQAGELDSAIFVPFSRVDALRKDPNLTIHSDPSTREDHLLINHEHGLLSKPEVRQALDMAINKKSVVDTVTFGHGQEAYSYIPKGSLYHYADNLKRPFDPTKAKQMLSDAGATGMKLNYVVNAGNEADEQIAVLVQQQLAAVGVTATLQKVDPTQSWQMLVDGDYDLSVMYWTNDILDPDQKTTFVLGHDTNMNYMTRYKNDKVKNLVSAARVEADPAKREQMYVDLQKVAKQDVNWIDLYYSPYINISRKNIENFQQNPLGRFSLEETVKN; translated from the coding sequence ATGCGATCCAGGCATTTGAAATTGCTCGCCGCAGCCACATTGACCGCTTGCACTCTTGCCAGCGGCATTGCTCAGGCGGCCGGTGTACTCACCATCGGTTGCCGTGAAGAAAGCACCACGTTCGACCCGATCAAGAGCGCGCAAAACCGCGATACCTGGGTGTTTTCCAATGTCTACGACACACTGATCCGGGTCGACAAGGCCGGCAGCAAGATGGAACCCGGCCTGGCTGAAAGCTGGAAAGTCTCCGACGATGGCCTGACCTACACCTTCAAAATTCGCGCGGCGAAATTCTCCGACGGCTCGCCGATCACAGCCGATGATGCGGCATTCAGCCTGTTGCGCACTCGCGATAACAAAGCCTCACTGTGGAGCGACGCCTACAAACTGATCGACACGGCGAAAGCGGCCGATCCGCAGACCCTGGTCGTCACCCTGACCACCCCGTCGGTACCGTTCCTCTCCCAACTGGCCTCACCGACCGTGTCGGTTCTCTCGCAGAAGGCCATGACCCGCATGGGCGAAGATGCCTATGCCCAGGAGCCTGTGGTCTCAGGCGCATTTTTTGTCAAAGAGTGGCTGCGCGGCGACCGCGTGAAGCTGGAGAAGAACCCGCATTTCTGGCAGGCCGACAAGGTCAGCCTGGATGGCGTGGAGTGGATTTCCATTCCGGACGACAATACCCGGATGCTCAAGGTACAGGCAGGCGAGCTGGACTCCGCGATCTTCGTACCGTTTTCGCGAGTCGACGCGCTGCGCAAGGATCCCAACCTGACCATCCACTCCGACCCTTCCACTCGGGAAGATCACCTGTTGATCAACCATGAGCACGGTCTGCTGAGCAAGCCTGAAGTACGTCAGGCACTGGACATGGCGATCAACAAAAAATCGGTGGTCGATACCGTGACCTTCGGCCATGGCCAGGAGGCTTACTCCTACATTCCCAAGGGCTCGCTTTACCACTACGCCGACAACTTAAAGCGTCCATTCGACCCAACCAAAGCCAAGCAGATGCTGAGCGATGCCGGCGCAACGGGCATGAAGCTGAACTATGTGGTCAACGCTGGTAACGAAGCCGATGAGCAGATTGCCGTGCTGGTTCAGCAGCAACTGGCGGCCGTCGGTGTAACCGCCACCCTGCAAAAGGTCGACCCAACCCAGAGCTGGCAGATGCTGGTCGACGGTGACTACGACCTGTCCGTGATGTACTGGACCAACGACATCCTCGACCCGGACCAGAAGACCACCTTCGTGCTGGGCCACGATACCAACATGAACTACATGACCCGCTACAAGAACGACAAGGTCAAGAATCTGGTGTCGGCTGCCCGAGTGGAAGCGGACCCGGCCAAGCGTGAACAGATGTACGTCGACTTACAGAAGGTCGCCAAACAGGACGTCAACTGGATCGACCTTTACTACAGCCCGTACATCAACATTTCGCGCAAGAACATAGAAAACTTCCAGCAAAACCCACTGGGGCGTTTCTCTCTTGAGGAAACTGTGAAGAACTAA
- a CDS encoding Csu type fimbrial protein, with product MQFSDRWPGKVIGLMAIFLPCHAYALCEVASTSPAGFGSMSSIAVRTTLQTSSTTHAGLSCTGSLASSLASDDHFYATITSATAGVVGPTSDVIGYTVFANNSTSYPITRGVAFDFARHSIIDDLGLLSNPAVAKAVPIYLNTIIGSNVAAGIYSETLNIFWSWDYCHDYGGGGSCQGRDINSGSTSLTVNMTVDNDCTITAPNISFGSASVISSFSTVTGQTINLACTKGSAYTVGLDDGQHAVGVGGRRRMISGSNYLAYDLFKSAGTTRWGSVGTARRASSDAEVNPGNGLGTGSQIFNYNAKIYLDQSTPSPGTYLDSVVLDVGF from the coding sequence ATGCAATTTTCTGATCGATGGCCAGGTAAGGTGATCGGGTTGATGGCGATTTTTCTGCCGTGTCATGCCTACGCCTTGTGCGAGGTGGCCAGTACTTCGCCGGCCGGTTTTGGCTCGATGAGCTCGATCGCGGTGCGTACCACTTTGCAAACCAGCTCCACCACCCATGCCGGATTGAGTTGCACCGGTTCGTTGGCATCGTCGTTGGCCAGTGATGATCATTTTTACGCGACCATTACGTCGGCAACCGCAGGGGTGGTCGGGCCAACCAGTGATGTAATTGGTTACACGGTGTTTGCCAACAACAGCACCAGCTATCCGATCACTCGCGGCGTAGCGTTCGACTTCGCCCGACACTCGATCATCGATGACCTCGGCCTGCTTTCCAACCCCGCGGTTGCCAAGGCCGTACCGATCTACCTGAATACGATTATCGGCAGCAACGTGGCGGCCGGGATTTACTCTGAAACCCTGAACATTTTCTGGAGCTGGGATTATTGCCATGACTATGGTGGAGGCGGCAGTTGTCAGGGGCGAGACATCAACAGCGGTTCCACGAGTCTGACTGTCAATATGACCGTGGACAACGACTGCACGATCACTGCGCCGAACATCAGCTTTGGCAGCGCTTCGGTAATCAGCTCCTTCTCCACCGTCACTGGCCAGACGATCAACCTGGCCTGCACCAAGGGCAGTGCCTACACGGTGGGGCTGGACGATGGTCAGCATGCTGTTGGCGTGGGCGGGCGCAGGCGGATGATCTCGGGCAGCAATTACCTGGCTTATGACCTCTTCAAGAGCGCCGGAACCACCCGTTGGGGCAGCGTCGGCACGGCCCGTCGCGCAAGTTCCGATGCCGAGGTCAACCCCGGCAATGGCCTGGGCACTGGCAGTCAGATCTTCAACTACAACGCCAAAATCTACCTCGACCAGAGCACGCCATCACCGGGAACCTATCTGGACAGTGTGGTGCTGGATGTGGGGTTTTAG
- a CDS encoding Csu type fimbrial protein: MHKLVSRIGLSVLVLALAGNAQAATSAGQITTSMTLSSSCEINGAPGGATGVDFGVLDFGTTGSLFTAANGAVLAGGGGALSILCSSGTLPTVTVGAGTNDGGSVGGTRALADGSGNFVPYDLYTDTGRTQVLAIDGVITLAASTGVAQTVNIYGKAVGKAGLPAGTYSDAVAVVLTF; this comes from the coding sequence ATGCATAAGCTTGTATCAAGGATTGGTTTATCAGTGCTCGTTCTGGCGCTGGCCGGCAATGCTCAGGCGGCCACATCCGCCGGCCAGATCACCACCAGCATGACGCTCAGCAGCAGCTGTGAGATCAACGGTGCCCCCGGCGGGGCTACCGGGGTGGACTTCGGTGTGCTGGACTTCGGCACCACCGGCAGTCTGTTCACCGCAGCGAACGGGGCGGTGCTTGCTGGCGGCGGTGGCGCACTGTCGATTCTCTGCTCCAGCGGCACCTTACCGACCGTCACAGTCGGTGCTGGCACCAATGATGGCGGATCTGTCGGTGGCACCCGGGCGCTGGCCGATGGCAGCGGCAACTTCGTGCCTTACGACTTGTACACCGATACCGGTCGTACGCAGGTCCTGGCGATCGACGGGGTGATCACACTCGCAGCAAGTACTGGCGTGGCGCAGACAGTGAATATCTACGGCAAGGCCGTGGGCAAGGCCGGCCTGCCCGCAGGCACCTACTCGGACGCTGTCGCCGTTGTATTGACTTTCTAG
- a CDS encoding Csu type fimbrial protein: protein MSTLLSATALAAQLQVEVRVNVQRGCQLVGQQREAGVEQLGVLDFGTTARLDDPAGPLSAALVNTRLPRLECNPDTPYQLQVDGGLHGGVGEVRYLAGSAERSKPIPYRLYQDAARQIPLPVNVLLSGRVPDSGTVDLPLYARIERLSEIPRVSRYSDLLKVTVSW from the coding sequence ATGAGCACGTTGCTCAGTGCGACAGCGTTGGCGGCGCAGCTTCAGGTTGAGGTCCGGGTCAATGTACAGCGCGGTTGCCAGTTGGTTGGCCAACAGCGCGAGGCGGGTGTCGAGCAATTGGGCGTGCTCGACTTTGGCACCACCGCCCGCCTGGACGATCCGGCCGGGCCATTGAGTGCCGCACTGGTGAACACACGCCTGCCACGCCTGGAATGCAATCCCGATACCCCTTACCAACTACAGGTCGATGGCGGCCTGCATGGCGGCGTCGGCGAGGTCCGCTATCTGGCGGGTAGCGCAGAGCGCAGCAAACCCATTCCTTATCGCCTCTATCAAGACGCCGCACGGCAAATTCCGCTGCCGGTGAATGTGCTCTTGAGTGGGCGGGTTCCGGATTCAGGTACGGTGGATTTGCCTCTGTATGCCCGTATTGAACGGCTGTCCGAGATCCCCCGTGTCAGCCGTTATTCCGACCTTTTGAAAGTGACCGTGAGCTGGTAG
- a CDS encoding acetoin dehydrogenase dihydrolipoyllysine-residue acetyltransferase subunit encodes MSQIHTLTMPKWGLSMTEGRVDVWLKEEGQVIAKGDEVLDVETDKISSSVEAPFSGVLRRQIARQDETLAVGALLGIVVDGEASEAEIDAVVEQFQAAFVPGDGAEEDSGPKPQKVELDGRLIRYFERGEGGVPLVLVHGFGGDLNNWMFNHEALAAERRVIALDLPGHGESTKQLEHGDLDELSGVLLALLDHLDVPVAHLVGHSMGGAVSLNTARLAPHRVRSLSLIGSAGLGAEINGEYLQGFVEAASRNALKPQLVQLFSDPELVNRQMLEDMLKYKRLEGVNAALRLLVSGLFKEGRQQLDLRGVVQAGRQPVLLIWGSDDAIIPAAHSVGLTAQIEILPGQAHMVQMEAAEQVNRLILDFVQQH; translated from the coding sequence ATGAGCCAGATCCATACCCTGACCATGCCCAAGTGGGGCTTGTCCATGACCGAAGGCCGGGTCGATGTCTGGCTCAAGGAGGAGGGCCAGGTGATCGCCAAGGGCGATGAAGTACTCGACGTGGAAACCGACAAAATTTCCAGCAGCGTCGAGGCGCCGTTTTCCGGTGTGCTGCGTCGGCAGATCGCGCGCCAGGATGAAACCCTCGCGGTCGGTGCATTACTCGGCATCGTGGTTGACGGCGAAGCCAGTGAGGCTGAAATCGATGCGGTGGTCGAGCAGTTCCAGGCCGCGTTCGTGCCGGGTGACGGCGCTGAGGAAGACAGTGGGCCGAAGCCACAGAAGGTTGAACTGGACGGGCGGCTGATCCGTTACTTCGAGCGCGGCGAAGGCGGGGTGCCGTTGGTGCTGGTGCACGGGTTTGGCGGTGACCTGAACAATTGGATGTTCAATCATGAAGCGTTGGCCGCCGAACGCCGGGTGATTGCTCTGGATCTGCCGGGCCATGGCGAGTCGACCAAACAACTGGAGCACGGCGATCTGGATGAGTTGAGCGGGGTGCTGCTGGCACTGCTCGATCATCTGGATGTTCCCGTGGCGCATCTGGTGGGGCATTCCATGGGCGGTGCGGTGTCGCTCAACACCGCGCGTCTGGCACCCCATCGGGTGCGTTCCCTGAGCTTGATCGGCAGCGCCGGCCTGGGGGCGGAAATCAACGGCGAATACCTGCAAGGTTTTGTCGAGGCGGCCAGCCGCAATGCCCTCAAACCACAGTTGGTGCAGCTGTTCTCCGACCCCGAACTGGTCAATCGGCAGATGCTCGAAGACATGCTCAAGTACAAGCGCCTGGAAGGGGTGAACGCGGCCCTGCGCCTGCTGGTTTCGGGGTTGTTCAAAGAAGGGCGGCAACAGCTCGATCTGCGCGGCGTGGTGCAAGCAGGTCGGCAGCCGGTGTTGCTGATCTGGGGCAGTGACGACGCGATCATTCCTGCGGCCCACAGCGTTGGCCTGACAGCCCAAATCGAAATCCTGCCGGGCCAGGCGCACATGGTGCAAATGGAAGCGGCCGAGCAGGTCAACCGGCTGATTCTGGACTTTGTCCAACAACACTAA
- a CDS encoding fimbrial biogenesis chaperone, producing MYSPLRRLPAARCAVLAMVLLGGVKVQAASSVLIWPIDPVLEADQQASALWLENRGNETANLQIRVFAWSQSGFSDQYQNQRDVIGSPPVAKIEPGQKQLVRLTRTRDVPPGQELAYRIIIDEIPAARSVTAEDGKTAAAIRFQMRYSVPLFAYGAGLWSKEDMTRKRDPKGAGVPDLSWRKVAVDGRSYVEVRNQGAVHARLTDVAFKQGGQTRPLVEGLLGYVLPGAIMRWPAPQPISADQALQVRVNGAPQVQSIAPGR from the coding sequence ATGTATTCACCTTTGCGCAGGTTACCGGCCGCGCGTTGCGCTGTGCTGGCGATGGTTTTGCTGGGCGGGGTAAAAGTGCAGGCAGCCAGTTCGGTGCTGATCTGGCCGATCGATCCGGTGCTGGAGGCCGATCAACAGGCGAGTGCGCTGTGGCTGGAAAATCGCGGCAACGAGACGGCGAATCTGCAGATACGGGTGTTTGCCTGGAGCCAGAGTGGTTTCAGCGATCAGTATCAGAACCAGCGCGATGTCATTGGCAGCCCGCCGGTAGCGAAGATCGAACCCGGGCAGAAGCAACTCGTGCGTCTGACCCGTACCCGCGATGTACCGCCGGGGCAGGAGCTGGCCTACCGCATCATTATCGATGAAATCCCCGCGGCCAGGTCCGTGACAGCTGAAGACGGCAAAACCGCTGCCGCCATTCGGTTTCAGATGCGTTATTCGGTGCCGCTGTTTGCCTACGGTGCCGGTCTGTGGAGCAAGGAAGACATGACCCGTAAACGTGACCCCAAAGGCGCCGGTGTGCCTGATCTTAGCTGGCGCAAAGTGGCGGTCGATGGCCGTTCCTACGTGGAAGTGCGCAATCAGGGCGCGGTGCATGCCCGGCTGACCGATGTCGCGTTCAAGCAGGGCGGCCAGACACGGCCGCTGGTTGAGGGATTGCTTGGTTATGTGCTGCCGGGGGCGATCATGCGTTGGCCGGCACCGCAACCGATCAGTGCCGATCAGGCATTGCAAGTACGGGTCAATGGTGCGCCGCAGGTCCAGAGTATTGCGCCGGGGCGGTGA
- a CDS encoding 2,3-butanediol dehydrogenase — MRAAVWHGRHDIRVEDVPLPVSPPAGWVQIRVQWCGICGSDLHEYVAGPVFIPVDAPHPLTGIKGQCILGHEFCGEIVEIGAGVQGFSVGEPVAADACQHCGTCYYCTHGLYNICENLAFTGLMNNGAFAELVNVPANLLYKLPANFPAEAGALIEPLAVGMHAVKKAGSLLGKNVVVVGAGTIGLCTIMCAKAAGAAQVIALEMSGARKAKALEVGASHVLDPNECDALAEVRRLTGGLGADVSFECIGNKHTAKLAIDLIRKAGKCVLVGIFEEPSEFNFFELVATEKQVLGALAYNGEFADVIAFIADGRLDITPLVTGRIQLEQIVGQGFEELVNNKEHNVKIIVSPARI; from the coding sequence ATGCGTGCCGCTGTCTGGCATGGCCGTCACGATATCCGTGTCGAAGACGTTCCGTTGCCCGTGTCGCCACCTGCGGGTTGGGTCCAGATTCGCGTGCAATGGTGCGGTATTTGCGGTTCCGACTTGCATGAATACGTGGCCGGGCCAGTGTTCATCCCGGTGGATGCGCCGCACCCGCTGACCGGGATCAAGGGACAGTGCATTCTCGGTCATGAGTTCTGTGGCGAGATCGTCGAAATCGGCGCCGGGGTCCAGGGGTTCAGTGTGGGCGAACCGGTGGCAGCCGATGCCTGTCAGCACTGTGGCACGTGTTATTACTGCACCCATGGGCTGTACAACATTTGCGAGAACCTGGCCTTCACCGGGCTGATGAACAATGGTGCGTTCGCTGAGTTGGTCAACGTTCCGGCCAATCTGCTTTACAAGTTGCCGGCCAACTTTCCCGCTGAAGCCGGGGCGTTGATCGAACCGTTGGCAGTGGGCATGCACGCGGTGAAAAAGGCCGGGAGTTTGCTGGGGAAAAATGTGGTGGTGGTTGGCGCGGGAACCATCGGCCTGTGCACCATCATGTGTGCCAAGGCTGCTGGTGCGGCCCAGGTCATCGCCCTGGAAATGTCAGGAGCGCGCAAGGCCAAGGCTTTGGAGGTTGGGGCGAGTCATGTGCTAGACCCCAATGAATGCGACGCTCTGGCGGAGGTACGGCGGCTGACGGGCGGACTTGGTGCGGATGTCAGCTTCGAATGCATCGGCAACAAACACACGGCCAAGCTTGCCATCGACCTCATCCGCAAGGCCGGCAAGTGTGTGCTGGTGGGCATCTTCGAGGAGCCCAGTGAGTTCAACTTCTTCGAACTGGTCGCCACCGAAAAACAAGTGTTGGGCGCACTGGCCTACAACGGTGAGTTCGCCGATGTGATTGCTTTTATTGCCGACGGCCGTCTGGACATCACACCGCTGGTCACCGGGCGCATTCAGTTGGAGCAGATCGTCGGGCAGGGCTTTGAGGAATTGGTCAACAACAAGGAACACAACGTGAAAATTATCGTGTCACCTGCTCGAATCTGA
- a CDS encoding Csu type fimbrial protein: protein MQWSPAALILIGATGLPLPLAAETSQSFQVSATVTAACLVMGGVSTYGNLDFGTQSALATNTVQVQLSDGVQLQCTPGVSLNMSVDGGQYNSNGRHLQLDDGSARVAYQLFSDVAFSESLGIGQSVAVAYSDANNIRLPIYAQVQLPGDQPGGIYSDVLQVQLSW, encoded by the coding sequence GTGCAATGGAGTCCTGCCGCGCTGATCCTGATCGGCGCGACTGGTTTGCCTCTGCCGCTGGCGGCGGAGACCAGTCAGAGTTTTCAGGTCAGCGCGACAGTGACAGCGGCATGTCTGGTGATGGGCGGGGTTTCCACCTACGGCAACCTCGATTTCGGCACCCAATCGGCGCTGGCGACCAATACCGTGCAGGTGCAATTGAGCGACGGCGTGCAGTTGCAATGCACGCCGGGCGTGAGCCTGAACATGAGCGTCGATGGCGGCCAGTACAACAGCAACGGGCGGCACTTGCAGCTCGATGACGGCAGTGCCCGTGTGGCCTATCAATTGTTCAGTGACGTGGCCTTCAGTGAGAGCCTGGGCATCGGTCAGAGCGTGGCCGTGGCCTATAGCGATGCGAACAACATCCGATTGCCTATTTACGCACAAGTGCAGTTACCGGGTGATCAGCCCGGAGGGATTTATAGCGACGTGCTGCAGGTGCAGCTGTCGTGGTAG